Within Theileria orientalis strain Shintoku DNA, chromosome 4, complete genome, the genomic segment AAaggtaaatttataaaaataattgcAATTaagtaataattatttaaaaataaactagtttttaattaaataaaatttaaaaaggcCAATTTGTAAAGGAAGATTGAACTATTAGTCTAAAGTAAACTAAAACTGAAGTAGTTTATCCGAATACACTAAAATATAGTATTCCGCGGaaacatataaaaataaagcaCATAAAAACTCAGATGTGTAAAGTAACagtttgaaaaataaaatggcaCGAGGTTCTAGTCATTCGGGCGGCGCGACAAACCAACAGGCCGTTCCGAGGTGGATATGGTTTTTATGCTCAGGGTTGGCCTTCGTGGGAATCGTATGCCTGGCAATAAGCATATTTTTGCCGAGCTGGAGGCAATCAGGCCCAATAAGTAAGTGAGCGACCCCTTGACGCACTTTCAGCATACAACTACATACACAAGGCGAGCAAGCGCCAGCACATGGTGGAGGAGACGAAGTACGGCCTCCACACGGTGATTTACGACAACTACATGACGAAGCAGAGCTGGGCTAAGAGGGTCAGCAACGTGAAGGTAAGCCTCATGTTTTAGCCATTGACACATCGTACGTGCAATATGCACTTATCGTAACCATTAATCTAAAGACTTCtcaaaattaataaaacgaCTGAATCCTATTACAAATGTCCACTACATTGACACTGTATGAGAAGTGTAAACAACTCTGGCAACATCCTATAACCGACATATAGGCTAAGGGCTACATGGCCATTCAAAACTCAAGTCAGAACCACCGTGGTGGCTACAAAAATTTCTTCGTCAACGAGTGCCCGGCTGCCTGCAGGGACGGCATATCTGCGAGAATAAGGGTGTACGAGAACCTCCTGGGCTACAATAACCTGGTACTGGGACTTGGAATAGTTTATGCTATTTGtgccactactactgctagCATTACTGACGTtgctattactattattactgCCATTCCTACTAATACTGCTGCTACCATTACTGACgttattactactactaatactattgCTACAAAtactaataatttttagctCTTGCTTGCCCTTGTCGTTGTAGAAGCATCGGCAGGTTTCGGACTCCTATGGGCTATAATTACTGGAAAGCACATCCACATAGTCGGAGTAAGTTGCAGTATTGATAACAGATACAGACTGTATGGGCTGTCGCTGGTGTAGCATGCCTTGGTTCCACTATATACTGGAACAGGGTGACCCATAAAACGTGGCTTATAGCGATAAGGGCCCAAATGGTAAGTTACCACCACCGTGGTATTAGTACtatagtaaattatagaGGATACTATTATCGTATCCAACAGATGGCCAAAGCAGCATTTCTAGTTGCCGTCTTAAATAGACTATTCGTATCCGTATTCAAGCAACCACCAGTACATCATTGACAACACCATGTGCAGATTCCGTTCCCATACTTGTCGTACTGCTACACTCTAGCTTTGGTAGCGGGAGTCCTTTTCGTAATTGCAGCTATGctccttttcttttcagATAGACTGGGTCACTGGATGATGAAGAGAAAGGTGAGAACAACGCAGATCAACACGCTTTAGATGCAGTCGACTCTGAACGAGTACGCCAAGGGGGGAAAGGTCGATTTCGGCCAGCTCAAAATGCCGTTTGGAGAGCCTTCTGCGCCGAACATCCAGGCGCAGAACATGGGAAGGCCGGTCATGGGTCCAAACGTTAACCCGGATTCAGGATTTAACCCAGGATCATTCTTTAACGGAATGGGATTTAACAACCACAGCGCCCCAAACCACAACGAATCGAACTCGCCGTCAATGTGGGCACGCAACTTCCAGCTTTAATCGTATTATGTGCAATAcgtatttatatgtgtactAAAATGGCATATAAAAGAATACACCGGAAACATAATGATTATATTATGTCCAAACAGGTAATAGCATGTTCAGTTTCaagataaatttaaaaatgtgtttatataaagACCTTTGTGGCCACATACTAATCTGAGAATAAATAGCCTAATGGGGGGTGAATGTGGAATCACAGTGAAATGTATATAgaacttttttatttctatttttatacgggtaatttttaattaatcaCTGAAACTATTATAGCTTCACTTTAAAAGAATAATTCTGGTAAGTAGCTCTTCATGTATAATGTCACTGTAGGATTAGATCAAAGAGATGGCTAAGAAACCGGACCCAAATGAAATAGTTTACGGTATGCATCATTTATTAGTCTAATAATTGTCTATAGTCTACTTGCGACAACTGGGAGGAGAAGTAGCGCCCTCATCCGTACTCGCCCCAAAGCTCGGTCCGTTGGGAATGTCGCCAAAGAAGGTTGGAGACGACATAGCCAAAGAGACTGCAAGCTGGAAGGGAATTAAAGTAACGGTGAAGCTTACGATACAGAACAGACAGGCGAAGGTGGAAATCAAACCAAGCGCTACAGCGTTACTGATCAGAGAGCTCAAAGAACCGCTAAGAGATCGCAAGAAGGTTAAGAACATCAAGCACAATGGAAACTTAACATGGGATCAAGTGATGGGAGTCGCAAGAACGATGAGGCCAACCTCGATGGCGAAGTCAATGAGGGGGACCGTAAAGGAGATCCTGGGCACATGTAACGCCATTGGATGCACAGTTGACAACCAGAAGCCCAGAGACCTGCAAGCAAAGATCGACAACGGGGAGCTGGAGGTGCCAAACGAATAACCATCCAATTCCCACAGTCGGGCTTCAATGTTCTTCGAATAAACGATACATAttatgtacattaaaacGTGCAAACACACTCATTTGAATAAACAGCGGCTGATAAAATGATGAAATGGGTTTGGATGATATAAATGCTCAGATGTAGATGTCAAGGTACTACACGAAGCCTCTGAGCATTCTCGCATCAAACAAGTTACACTTGATACCGAAAATGAGCGCATTGAGACTGGTGGAAACCATGGAGGACATTTCATACTGGAAGGATAGAAGATCAGATTCAGCAGTAAAATTATTCACACACTGCAGCTCAAGACTGATGGCACTACTGCAAGAGTTAAAGTAAGTGTAAAGCAGTAAAACTGgtaaaaaaaaagaagaaaaacaaaaaataatacaacAAACATAACATTTATGTGCAGAATCTCTGAAATGGTGAGAAtgttacacacatacagTAAGGCAGGAATCCAAGTGCAATCGTTCATACCAAAGGTTTGAGAATCAACCATGTATTTGTGTAGATCAGAGAATACGTTTTAAATGACCCAGAAAGTGAAGAGCTACTGTTCAACAACAGCTGTGTTAACGACATGATACTTCTGTACAAGGGGTTTGAAAAGTAAGTTACAACGAGGGAGTGCACACATACACCGTAGGAATCAAGTGTTTGACTCAAGAATACACAACTTCATggttcaaaaaataataaaacaggtAAACTGTCAATTATAAGTCCAAAGTGGcatataaatatcagtCGTTGGTGTCAATTTTACATTTGAATTAACTGTCATTTTTTCATAGAAGAAACACATGGTTGAGTCTGatgtttgtttatttctaaGAActcataaaaattatttactgGAGAACACAAATAGACAAGAATATGAAGAAACACACTCTTCATTGGAGTCGTACCTATTCCCAGAATTTGTGAATGAGATGATACTAAGACTACTCAAATCAGTAAGAAAATTGgataattattattaattttagtataACCAATGTAGACCGTCGGATATAGAGTCGTTCATAGACTCACTTGCCAGTTTATCGCAATTTTATGTAAGTTTAGTAGTATCAGAATTGAATAGGAAATTGAGTCAATGGAATTGGTGGACTCAATGTTTATTAGTCTCTCCAAGCACCCAGAAATATTTGATGCTGAACAAATATTGAGGTATTATTTCCATAGGTCTTAATTGACTATACAGTTTAATCCGGTCCTGCTGTAAATTGGTCCAAAGGTGTTACACAGTCAATAACCAGGTAACATATCAATCAAATTCAACAATAAGAGTACAAAAcgtaatttttaaacaggATAATTCTGCTCCAATAGAATTTATAAGTTCACTTTTGGGAGAAATTGAAAGGTAcaaaataagttaaaaatgtatatttagAAGGAATGATATTATGGAGTTTAGAAGCTGTATAGAATCCTTCTATCATTTAAATGCGATCAATTATTGGAATCCAAGTCTAATGAAGGGTattgaaaacaaaaatattagtacAACTTAGGAATgatatattgtataatcAACAGAGTAAGCCAGAAGGAAGATGCAGTCAAAATACACGAAATTATATCTAAAAACCAAGAAAAACTAATTGAAGCACATCAAAAGGCAAATAGCGCAAGTAAGGAAGATAGTGAGCGCAGTGAAAGGGAATCAATAGTAACAAGTTTGGAAGTAagtgaagaaaaaataaaaacaacacACAGGTAAAAAGAGCAGtggaaaaattaaagtcaataataaataaaaataatgaagtgagaaaaatgaaaacggtgtatatttaatgaGGCTGTGAAGCGGTGTTGTGAGAAGTTTATTGAACTTTTCTAATATTTtagattttataaacacaaatattcTGAATTTGTATCATACAGTTCATTGCTCTCATCATTCTATGAAgtatgatttatattttaaatgtgtaggacTCTAATTAGATGTACGActcatttaaaataaatttgatcTCTAAAACTAAATGGAAGCTATTAACATGGCTATACTATATATTCTTTATTAAAGCAGTGTTATCAGTGGGAATAAatggaagaaaaggaaattcAACACCCAGAATACAATTTTCAGCCCCTCCACTGTTAGAAAACAAAGGAAAAAGAATATGTTTTCTGTGTAACAATAGTCTTAAAAGAAATAACATAGCAAATGTGAATGGAAGTTTCGGAGAGAACAGGAATaaagatgaaaaacaaGAGGGAAGGCTTAATTCGCCTGCACACAGCTTCACACATCATCGCAGCCAAGTACATCAGCCAGGATATTGGCACTCATACTACAATCGCAACGACATACAAGCAAAAGTACCGTTTCCACCGAGTAGACAACTCACGAGACAATATAACCCTCAGTTTCAACACACGAACATGTACAATAGCACCCCTTACCCAGTGATGAATCAATACCAGGGCATGGGAATGAGTTACTATACCACGCAAATGACACCAGTAATTAGACCAGTGTACCAGGCTCCAAATATGAGTCCAGTAACAACAATGTATCAGATGCCAATAAGAGTTAAACCACAAATTGAACCGAGTTATGGAGAAAAATTGGTTTCACACAATATGAACGAGTTttggaagaagaaaaaggaaaggGACCAGGATAGAATTAACAGGTACTCGAGCTTCAAGTTTTACACAGACATAGTCTGGTGGAACGACGACACCGACGAGTGGCCAGGAGTGACGAAGATAAAGCCGGGAGAGGAATT encodes:
- a CDS encoding 60S ribosomal protein L12 encodes the protein MAKKPDPNEIVYVYLRQLGGEVAPSSVLAPKLGPLGMSPKKVGDDIAKETASWKGIKVTVKLTIQNRQAKVEIKPSATALLIRELKEPLRDRKKVKNIKHNGNLTWDQVMGVARTMRPTSMAKSMRGTVKEILGTCNAIGCTVDNQKPRDLQAKIDNGELEVPNE